The following are encoded in a window of Kitasatospora sp. NBC_01250 genomic DNA:
- a CDS encoding nucleoside triphosphate pyrophosphatase, with protein MTDRRILVLASASPARLGLLRQAGLDPRVIVSGVDEDALHAPTPAELALVLAEAKAAAVAGELTGGELVIGCDSVLELDGQALGKPADATEALARWHAMRGRSGVLQTGHCVIDTANGRRVSATASTTVHFAEPDDAEIEAYVASGEPLHVAGAFTLDGRSAPFVAGIEGDPGNVIGLSLPLLRTLLADLQVRITDLWATGSSSR; from the coding sequence ATGACCGATCGCCGCATCCTCGTGCTCGCCTCCGCCTCCCCCGCCCGGCTCGGGCTGCTGCGCCAAGCCGGGCTGGACCCGCGCGTGATCGTCAGCGGCGTGGACGAGGACGCGCTGCACGCCCCCACGCCCGCCGAGCTCGCCCTGGTGCTCGCCGAGGCCAAGGCGGCGGCGGTGGCCGGCGAGCTGACCGGCGGCGAGCTGGTGATCGGCTGCGACTCGGTGCTCGAACTGGACGGGCAGGCGCTCGGCAAGCCCGCCGACGCCACCGAGGCGCTCGCCCGCTGGCACGCGATGCGCGGGCGCAGCGGGGTGCTGCAGACCGGGCACTGCGTGATCGACACCGCGAACGGGCGCCGGGTCTCCGCCACCGCGTCCACCACCGTGCACTTCGCCGAGCCCGACGACGCCGAGATCGAGGCCTACGTGGCCAGCGGCGAGCCGCTGCACGTGGCCGGGGCGTTCACCCTGGACGGCCGCTCGGCGCCGTTCGTGGCGGGCATCGAGGGTGACCCGGGCAATGTGATCGGGCTGTCGCTGCCGCTGCTGCGCACCCTGCTCGCCGATCTTCAGGTGCGGATCACCGATCTCTGGGCCACGGGCTCCTCGTCCCGCTAG
- a CDS encoding NAD(P)H-quinone dehydrogenase: protein MVHVTRIVIIGGGPGGYEAALVAAQLGAEVTVVDRDGLGGSAVLTDCVPSKTLIATAEVMTGFDASYQELGINLACDDRDGDGERRAISVDLGKVNRRVKRLAIAQSHDITQAVTRAGVTVLRGKGRLGSGGQAADGSREVVVEAADGSTQTVRADAVLISTGVHPRQAPDAKPDGERILNWTQVYDLEELPRELIVVGSGVTGAEFAGAYQALGSRVTLVSSRDRVLPGEDPDAAEVLEDVFRRRGMNVMSRQRAEGAKRVGDRVEVTLSSGEVISGTHCLMAIGSIPNTADMGLEEAGVKLNEWGQVVVDRVSRTTAPGVYAAGDCTGVFMLASVAAMQGRIAMYHALGDAVQPLNLKTVASNVFTDPEIATVGYTAADVKCGKMDAVEVKLPLRGNPRAKMQGIRDGFVKLFCRPGTGIVVGGVVVAPRASELIHSISLAVDNNLTVEQVAGAFTVYPSLSGSTAEAARQLHIRKRAESES, encoded by the coding sequence ATGGTGCACGTGACTCGGATCGTGATCATCGGTGGCGGACCCGGCGGATACGAGGCGGCCCTGGTGGCGGCCCAGCTCGGGGCGGAGGTGACCGTCGTCGATCGCGACGGTCTGGGCGGATCGGCGGTCCTCACCGACTGCGTCCCGTCCAAGACCCTGATCGCGACGGCCGAGGTGATGACCGGCTTCGACGCCTCCTACCAGGAGCTCGGCATCAACCTCGCCTGCGACGACCGCGACGGCGACGGCGAGCGGCGCGCGATCAGCGTCGACCTCGGCAAGGTCAACCGACGGGTCAAGCGCCTGGCGATCGCCCAGTCGCACGACATCACCCAGGCCGTCACCCGGGCCGGCGTCACCGTGCTGCGCGGCAAGGGCCGGCTCGGCTCCGGCGGCCAGGCGGCCGACGGCTCCCGCGAGGTCGTGGTGGAGGCCGCCGACGGCAGCACCCAGACCGTGCGGGCCGACGCCGTGCTGATCTCCACCGGCGTGCACCCGCGCCAGGCGCCCGACGCCAAGCCGGACGGCGAGCGGATCCTCAACTGGACCCAGGTCTACGACCTGGAGGAGCTGCCCCGCGAGCTGATCGTGGTCGGCTCCGGCGTGACCGGCGCCGAGTTCGCCGGTGCCTACCAGGCGCTCGGCTCCCGGGTCACCCTGGTCTCCAGCCGCGACCGGGTGCTGCCCGGCGAGGACCCGGACGCCGCCGAGGTGCTGGAGGACGTCTTCCGCCGCCGCGGCATGAACGTGATGAGCCGCCAGCGCGCCGAGGGCGCCAAGCGGGTCGGCGACCGGGTCGAGGTCACCCTCTCCAGCGGCGAGGTGATCAGCGGCACGCACTGCCTGATGGCGATCGGCTCGATCCCCAACACCGCGGACATGGGCCTGGAGGAGGCCGGGGTCAAGCTCAACGAGTGGGGCCAGGTCGTGGTGGACCGCGTCTCGCGCACCACCGCCCCCGGCGTCTACGCGGCCGGCGACTGCACCGGCGTCTTCATGCTGGCCTCGGTCGCGGCCATGCAGGGCCGGATCGCGATGTACCACGCGCTGGGCGACGCGGTGCAGCCGCTGAACCTCAAGACGGTCGCCTCCAACGTCTTCACCGACCCGGAGATCGCCACCGTCGGCTACACCGCCGCGGACGTCAAGTGCGGGAAGATGGACGCCGTCGAGGTCAAGCTGCCGCTGCGGGGCAACCCGCGGGCCAAGATGCAGGGCATCAGGGACGGCTTCGTGAAGCTCTTCTGCCGCCCCGGCACCGGCATCGTGGTGGGCGGTGTGGTGGTGGCCCCGCGCGCCAGCGAACTGATTCACTCGATCTCGTTGGCCGTGGACAACAACTTGACGGTCGAGCAGGTGGCGGGTGCTTTCACCGTCTACCCCTCGCTGTCCGGATCCACCGCCGAGGCCGCCCGCCAGCTGCACATTCGCAAGCGGGCAGAGAGCGAATCCTGA
- a CDS encoding DeoR/GlpR family DNA-binding transcription regulator gives MVRANGAVSLRELARVVQTSEVTVRRDVRALEAEGLLDRRHGGAVLPGGFSREPGYPQKTHLAAAEKSAIADLAATLVEEGDAVVIGAGTTTQELARRLARVPGLTVVTNSLLVAQALAHANRVEVVMTGGTLRGSNYALVGSGAEQSLHGLRVSKAFISGSGLTAERGLSTTNMLSASVDRALVQSAAEVIVLADHTKLGTDTMFQTVPTDAITRLVTDEHAAGHDPTARELDALADCGVQIAIAPLGLAAEPPGHPGPERHPQQQPPGAARRAAGAPSAAAPLPGQRRPGTHGGPPPGHLPPRLAGAR, from the coding sequence ATGGTGCGGGCCAACGGAGCCGTGTCGCTCCGCGAGTTGGCCCGCGTCGTCCAGACCTCCGAAGTGACCGTCCGTCGAGACGTCCGGGCGCTGGAGGCCGAAGGGCTGCTCGACCGCCGACACGGCGGCGCGGTGCTCCCCGGAGGCTTCAGCCGAGAACCGGGCTACCCCCAGAAGACCCACCTCGCCGCCGCCGAGAAGAGCGCGATCGCGGACCTCGCGGCCACGCTCGTCGAGGAGGGGGACGCGGTGGTGATCGGCGCCGGGACCACCACCCAGGAGCTGGCCCGCCGACTCGCCCGGGTTCCGGGCCTGACGGTGGTCACCAACTCCTTGCTGGTCGCCCAGGCGCTCGCGCACGCCAACCGGGTGGAGGTGGTAATGACCGGGGGGACACTGCGGGGCTCCAACTACGCGCTGGTCGGCAGCGGTGCCGAGCAGTCGCTGCACGGGTTGCGGGTCTCCAAGGCCTTCATCTCCGGCAGCGGCCTGACCGCCGAGCGCGGCCTGTCCACCACCAACATGCTCTCCGCGAGCGTGGACCGGGCCTTGGTGCAGTCGGCCGCGGAGGTGATCGTGCTGGCCGACCACACCAAGCTCGGCACCGACACGATGTTCCAGACGGTGCCGACCGACGCGATCACCCGCCTGGTGACCGACGAGCACGCCGCCGGCCACGACCCCACCGCCCGGGAGCTGGACGCGCTCGCCGACTGCGGGGTGCAGATCGCCATCGCCCCGCTGGGCCTGGCCGCCGAGCCACCGGGCCACCCGGGCCCCGAGCGCCATCCGCAGCAGCAGCCCCCGGGCGCCGCGCGGCGGGCGGCGGGGGCCCCGAGCGCCGCCGCCCCGCTGCCCGGTCAGCGTCGCCCCGGCACCCACGGCGGTCCGCCGCCCGGCCATCTGCCACCGCGCCTCGCGGGAGCCAGATAG
- a CDS encoding carbohydrate-binding module family 20 domain-containing protein, which translates to MTLLRRHRTSRPAALTATALLAGALLPLGLQSAAHAAPTAPAAAPAASPAPDGGDAIANLFEWNWPSVANECTTVLGPKGYGAVQVAPPEDSIRLAGSTHAWWDVYQPVAYDLNSRMGTEAQFAQMVTACHNAGVKVYADAVLNHTAGANQSSTDSYGGASFNPATFTYNNVPYTSADFHFSPPCPNADMSITDWNNVTQVQDCDLSSLSDLATEQDDVRAKLAGYLNKLVGYGVDGFRMDAAKHIAQADMANILSRVNNTTWTGSRPYVYQEVIPGSSGQLAPSAFEGNGSVIEFTYAYDLKSQFNGNIANLKTFGQSWGIEPSNLSSVMVANHDTERSGQTLSYKDGSKYTLATVFELAWGYGTPQVYSGFDFSTSDQSPPADANGFVTATDCSSGAWICTDRNQGIANMVRWHNAAQGKPVANWWDNGTSAIAFSRGNTAWVAINNGSSAVTQTFSTGLAPGSYCDVIHGDPAAGGGCSGPTVSVNATGQATVTVNPGDSVAIYATGSNGTVAENFTENKTTSWGQNVYLVGSIPALGSWDPNAAVPLSSAAYPAWGGTLSLPANTAFQYKYLVKDGSGNITWEGGANHSANSGSSGGTLNDTWQN; encoded by the coding sequence ATGACGCTGCTCCGACGACACCGGACCAGTAGACCAGCCGCGCTGACCGCCACCGCCCTGCTGGCCGGCGCCCTGCTGCCGCTCGGCCTGCAGAGCGCCGCGCACGCCGCGCCGACCGCCCCGGCCGCCGCGCCCGCCGCCTCACCCGCCCCCGACGGCGGCGACGCGATCGCCAACCTCTTCGAGTGGAACTGGCCCTCGGTGGCCAACGAGTGCACCACCGTGCTCGGCCCCAAGGGCTACGGCGCGGTCCAGGTGGCCCCGCCCGAGGACTCGATCCGCCTGGCCGGCAGCACCCACGCCTGGTGGGACGTCTACCAGCCGGTGGCCTACGACCTGAACAGCCGGATGGGCACCGAGGCGCAGTTCGCCCAGATGGTGACCGCCTGCCACAACGCGGGCGTCAAGGTCTACGCCGACGCCGTGCTCAACCACACCGCCGGTGCCAACCAGAGCAGCACCGACTCCTACGGCGGCGCGAGCTTCAACCCGGCCACCTTCACGTACAACAACGTGCCGTACACCAGCGCGGACTTCCACTTCTCGCCGCCCTGCCCCAACGCGGACATGAGCATCACCGACTGGAACAACGTCACCCAGGTGCAGGACTGCGACCTCTCCTCGCTCTCCGACCTCGCCACCGAGCAGGACGACGTCCGCGCCAAGCTGGCCGGCTACCTCAACAAGCTGGTCGGCTACGGCGTGGACGGCTTCCGGATGGACGCCGCCAAGCACATCGCGCAGGCCGACATGGCCAACATCCTGAGCCGGGTGAACAACACCACCTGGACCGGCTCGCGGCCCTACGTCTACCAGGAGGTGATCCCGGGCAGCAGCGGCCAGTTGGCCCCCTCGGCCTTCGAGGGCAACGGCAGCGTCATCGAGTTCACCTACGCCTACGACCTGAAGAGCCAGTTCAACGGCAACATAGCCAACCTCAAGACCTTCGGGCAGAGTTGGGGCATCGAGCCGAGCAACCTGTCCTCGGTGATGGTGGCCAACCACGACACCGAGCGCAGCGGCCAGACCCTCAGCTACAAGGACGGCAGCAAGTACACGCTGGCCACCGTCTTCGAACTCGCCTGGGGCTACGGCACTCCGCAGGTGTACTCCGGCTTCGACTTCAGCACCAGCGACCAGTCCCCGCCGGCCGACGCGAACGGCTTCGTGACCGCCACCGACTGCTCGTCCGGCGCGTGGATCTGCACCGACCGCAACCAGGGCATCGCCAACATGGTCCGCTGGCACAACGCCGCCCAGGGCAAGCCGGTCGCCAACTGGTGGGACAACGGCACCAGCGCCATCGCGTTCAGCCGCGGGAACACCGCCTGGGTCGCGATCAACAACGGCAGCAGCGCGGTCACCCAGACCTTCAGCACCGGCCTCGCACCCGGCAGCTACTGCGACGTCATCCACGGCGACCCCGCCGCGGGTGGCGGCTGCAGCGGCCCGACGGTGAGCGTCAACGCCACCGGGCAGGCCACCGTGACGGTCAACCCCGGCGACTCGGTGGCGATCTACGCCACCGGCTCGAACGGGACGGTCGCCGAGAACTTCACCGAGAACAAGACCACCAGCTGGGGCCAGAACGTCTATCTGGTCGGCTCGATCCCGGCGCTCGGCAGCTGGGACCCGAACGCGGCGGTCCCGCTCTCCTCGGCCGCTTACCCGGCCTGGGGCGGCACGCTGAGCCTGCCCGCGAACACCGCCTTCCAGTACAAGTACCTCGTCAAGGACGGCTCCGGGAACATCACCTGGGAGGGCGGTGCCAACCACAGCGCCAACTCCGGCTCCTCGGGCGGCACTCTGAACGACACCTGGCAGAACTAG
- a CDS encoding PH domain-containing protein: MTESAGTPDPGSAAPADGPKYADQVFRSTPGIISGVLLLAVAAWLIVDAMVSGSGKTPWVALACAPLFGAPVIAYTIRPVVTAGLDRLVVRNPLRTLVVPWASVQGLRAAYSAELTAEDKTYQLWAVPVSLRQRKKASRRIEGGDLRPRTFQIGGAGQFGFRGANAVPGAPDQNRAWSDQVVDLLRELAQTNAVRPTAKGEVEVTWCWWVIAPTLVGLVALVALILA; this comes from the coding sequence ATGACCGAATCCGCCGGTACGCCCGACCCGGGCTCTGCCGCCCCCGCCGACGGGCCGAAGTACGCCGATCAAGTCTTCCGCTCGACTCCCGGCATCATCTCCGGCGTGCTGCTGCTCGCAGTGGCCGCCTGGCTCATCGTGGACGCCATGGTGAGCGGCAGCGGGAAGACCCCCTGGGTCGCGCTGGCCTGCGCCCCGCTTTTCGGGGCGCCGGTGATCGCCTACACCATCCGCCCCGTGGTGACCGCCGGGCTCGACCGGCTGGTGGTCCGCAACCCGCTGCGCACCCTCGTGGTGCCCTGGGCCTCGGTGCAGGGCCTGCGGGCCGCCTACTCGGCCGAGCTGACGGCCGAGGACAAGACGTACCAGCTGTGGGCGGTGCCGGTGTCGCTGCGCCAGCGCAAGAAGGCCAGCCGGCGGATCGAGGGCGGCGACCTGCGGCCCCGGACGTTCCAGATCGGCGGCGCCGGACAGTTCGGCTTCCGCGGGGCCAACGCCGTCCCCGGCGCACCCGACCAGAACCGGGCCTGGTCCGACCAGGTGGTCGACCTGCTGCGCGAGCTCGCGCAGACCAACGCCGTGCGGCCGACCGCCAAGGGCGAGGTCGAGGTGACCTGGTGCTGGTGGGTCATCGCGCCGACACTGGTGGGCCTGGTCGCGCTGGTGGCGCTGATCCTGGCCTGA
- a CDS encoding purine-nucleoside phosphorylase, producing MNASPQTAVSADPYAAAQAAAARLRELTGAERHDVALVMGSGWVPAADALGEPVAEFPVTDLPGFPAPAVAGHAGTIRSVKIGDKRALIFLGRNHYYEGHGVATVVHGVRTAAAAGCRTIVLTNGCGGLRQGWVPGQPVLISDHINLTADSPIVGANFVDLTDLYSKRLRELCREVDPSLDEAVYVQFRGPHYETPAEVNMARVIGGELVGMSTTLEAIAAREAGAEVLGISLVTNLAAGMTGEPLNHAEVLEAGKASAERMGSLLAKVLERI from the coding sequence GTGAATGCTTCTCCTCAGACCGCCGTGTCCGCCGACCCCTACGCCGCCGCCCAGGCCGCCGCTGCCCGCCTGCGCGAGCTCACCGGTGCCGAGCGCCACGACGTCGCCCTGGTGATGGGCTCCGGCTGGGTGCCGGCGGCCGACGCCCTGGGCGAGCCGGTGGCCGAGTTCCCGGTCACCGACCTCCCGGGCTTCCCCGCCCCCGCCGTCGCCGGTCACGCCGGCACGATCCGCTCGGTGAAGATCGGCGACAAGCGCGCCCTGATCTTCCTCGGCCGCAACCACTACTACGAGGGTCACGGCGTGGCCACCGTGGTGCACGGCGTGCGCACCGCCGCCGCGGCCGGCTGCCGGACCATCGTGCTGACCAACGGCTGTGGCGGCCTGCGCCAGGGCTGGGTCCCCGGCCAGCCCGTGCTGATCAGCGACCACATCAACCTGACCGCGGACTCCCCGATCGTCGGCGCCAACTTCGTCGACCTCACCGACCTCTACTCCAAGCGCCTGCGCGAGCTGTGCCGCGAGGTGGACCCGAGCCTGGACGAGGCCGTCTACGTCCAGTTCCGCGGCCCGCACTACGAGACCCCGGCCGAGGTCAACATGGCCCGGGTGATCGGCGGCGAGCTGGTCGGCATGTCGACCACGCTGGAGGCGATCGCCGCCCGCGAGGCCGGCGCCGAGGTGCTCGGCATCTCGCTGGTCACCAACCTGGCCGCGGGCATGACCGGCGAGCCGCTGAACCACGCCGAGGTGCTGGAGGCCGGCAAGGCCTCCGCCGAGCGCATGGGCAGCCTGCTGGCGAAGGTCCTCGAGCGGATCTGA
- a CDS encoding phospho-sugar mutase has protein sequence MAQESTTDLLARARQWLAEDPDAETREELAALLAAADQGEEPALAELAERFADRLQFGTAGLRGELGAGPMRMNRAVVMRAAAGLAGYLRATNAGDLVVIGYDARHKSYDFARDTAAVMVGAGLRAAVLPRPLPTPVLAFAIRHLGAAAGVMVTASHNPPRDNGYKVYLGDGSQIVPPADASIAAEIDAVASLADVPLATDADAGWQVLGEDVLDAYLARAVTVVDPQGPRDLSVVYTPMHGVGRDTLLAAFERAGFPAPTVVAEQGDPDPDFPTVAFPNPEEPGAMDLAFKAAAATAPDLVIANDPDADRCAVAVPDATDAAGWRMLRGDEVGALLGAALVAKGVRGTFATTIVSATLLGEIAAAAGLDYQETLTGFKWIARAEGLRYGYEEALGYCVDPEGVRDKDGVTAALLIAELAASLKTTGRTLSDLLDELALTHGLHATDQLSARVEDLSLIAAAMRRLREQPPAELAGLAVTRADDLSAGSAELPPTDGLRYYLAGESVRGARIVVRPSGTEPKLKCYLEVVLPVGSADELAAARERAAELLGALKQAMAVAAGI, from the coding sequence ATGGCCCAGGAAAGCACCACCGACCTCCTCGCCCGTGCCCGCCAGTGGCTGGCCGAGGACCCCGACGCCGAGACCCGCGAGGAGCTGGCCGCGCTGCTGGCCGCCGCGGACCAGGGCGAGGAGCCCGCCCTGGCCGAGCTGGCCGAGCGGTTCGCCGACCGGCTCCAGTTCGGCACCGCCGGGCTGCGGGGCGAGCTGGGCGCCGGCCCGATGCGGATGAACCGCGCCGTGGTGATGCGCGCCGCCGCCGGGCTGGCCGGCTACCTGCGCGCTACGAACGCGGGCGACCTCGTGGTGATCGGCTACGACGCCCGCCACAAGTCCTACGACTTCGCCCGGGACACCGCCGCGGTGATGGTCGGCGCGGGCCTGCGCGCCGCGGTGCTGCCGCGCCCGCTGCCCACCCCGGTGCTCGCCTTCGCGATCCGCCACCTGGGCGCCGCGGCCGGTGTGATGGTCACGGCCAGCCACAACCCGCCGCGCGACAACGGCTACAAGGTCTACCTGGGCGACGGCTCGCAGATCGTGCCGCCCGCCGACGCCTCGATCGCCGCCGAGATCGACGCGGTGGCCTCGCTCGCCGACGTCCCGCTCGCCACCGACGCGGACGCCGGCTGGCAGGTGCTCGGCGAGGACGTGCTGGACGCCTACCTGGCGCGTGCCGTCACCGTGGTGGACCCGCAGGGCCCGCGCGACCTGTCCGTCGTCTACACCCCGATGCACGGTGTCGGCCGGGACACCCTGCTGGCCGCCTTCGAGCGGGCCGGCTTCCCCGCCCCGACCGTGGTGGCCGAGCAGGGCGACCCGGACCCGGACTTCCCGACCGTGGCCTTCCCCAACCCGGAGGAGCCCGGCGCGATGGACCTGGCCTTCAAGGCCGCCGCCGCCACCGCTCCCGACCTGGTGATCGCCAACGACCCGGACGCCGACCGCTGCGCGGTGGCGGTCCCGGACGCCACCGACGCCGCCGGCTGGCGGATGCTGCGCGGCGACGAGGTCGGCGCGCTGCTGGGTGCCGCGCTGGTCGCCAAGGGCGTCCGGGGTACCTTCGCCACCACGATCGTCTCCGCCACCCTGCTCGGCGAGATCGCCGCGGCGGCCGGGCTGGACTACCAGGAGACGCTGACCGGCTTCAAGTGGATCGCCCGCGCCGAGGGCCTGCGCTACGGCTACGAGGAGGCGCTGGGCTACTGCGTCGACCCCGAGGGCGTGCGGGACAAGGACGGCGTCACCGCCGCCCTGCTGATCGCCGAGCTGGCCGCCTCGCTCAAGACCACCGGCCGCACCCTGTCCGACCTGCTGGACGAGCTGGCGCTGACCCACGGCCTGCACGCCACCGACCAGCTCTCGGCCCGGGTCGAGGACCTGTCGCTGATCGCCGCCGCGATGCGCCGGCTGCGCGAGCAGCCGCCGGCCGAGCTGGCGGGCCTGGCCGTCACCCGGGCCGACGACCTGTCGGCCGGCTCGGCCGAGCTGCCGCCGACCGACGGCCTGCGGTACTACCTGGCCGGCGAGTCGGTGCGCGGCGCGCGGATCGTGGTGCGCCCCTCCGGGACCGAGCCGAAGCTGAAGTGCTACCTGGAGGTCGTGCTGCCGGTCGGCTCGGCCGACGAGCTGGCCGCCGCCCGCGAGCGGGCGGCCGAGCTGCTCGGCGCGCTGAAGCAGGCCATGGCCGTGGCCGCCGGCATCTGA
- a CDS encoding acetyl/propionyl/methylcrotonyl-CoA carboxylase subunit alpha produces the protein MRKVLIANRGEIAVRVARACSDAGIASVAVYAEPDRDALHVRAADEAYALGGDTPATSYLDIAKVLKAAADSGADAVHPGYGFLSENADFAQAVLDAGLIWIGPPPQAIRDLGDKVTARHVAQRAGAPLVAGTPDPVAGPDEVVAFATEHGLPVAIKAAFGGGGRGLKVARTLEEIPELFESAVREAVAAFGRGECFVERYLDNPRHVETQCLADQHGNVVVVSTRDCSLQRRHQKLVEEAPAPFLTEEQNAELYRASKAILREAGYVGAGTCEFLVSQDGLISFLEVNTRLQVEHPVTEEVTGIDLVREMFRIADGEELGYDDPEIRAHSFEFRINGEDPGRNFLPAPGTVTLFAPPSGPGVRLDAGVESGSVIGPAWDSLLAKLIVTGRDRKQALERARRALAEFKVEGMATAIPFHQAVVADPAFAPETHGSEGPFTIYTRWIETEFNNTIPPFAGGAADGEEPDGRETVVVEVGGKRIEVSLPASLGVGSAPAAGAAAAGKAKRRVGVKKAGAAVSGDTLASPMQGTIVKVAVTEGQQVAEGELIVVLEAMKMEQPLNAHKAGTIVGLKAEVGASVSSGAALCEIKD, from the coding sequence GTGCGCAAGGTGCTCATCGCCAACCGCGGGGAAATCGCCGTCCGCGTCGCCAGGGCCTGCTCGGACGCCGGTATCGCCAGCGTCGCCGTCTACGCCGAGCCCGACCGGGACGCGCTGCACGTCCGCGCGGCCGACGAGGCCTACGCTCTCGGCGGCGACACCCCCGCGACCAGTTACCTGGACATCGCCAAGGTCCTCAAGGCAGCTGCCGACTCGGGTGCGGACGCCGTCCACCCCGGCTACGGCTTCCTGTCGGAGAACGCCGACTTCGCCCAGGCCGTGCTCGACGCAGGACTGATCTGGATCGGCCCGCCGCCGCAGGCCATCCGCGACCTCGGTGACAAGGTCACCGCCCGGCACGTGGCCCAGCGGGCCGGTGCGCCGCTGGTCGCCGGCACCCCGGACCCGGTCGCCGGGCCCGACGAGGTGGTCGCCTTCGCGACCGAGCACGGCCTGCCGGTCGCCATCAAGGCGGCCTTCGGCGGTGGCGGGCGCGGCCTGAAGGTCGCCCGCACGCTGGAGGAGATCCCGGAGCTGTTCGAGTCCGCGGTGCGCGAGGCGGTCGCCGCCTTCGGGCGCGGCGAGTGCTTCGTGGAGCGCTACCTGGACAACCCGCGGCACGTCGAGACCCAGTGCCTGGCCGACCAGCACGGCAACGTGGTGGTCGTCTCCACCCGTGACTGCTCGCTGCAGCGCCGCCACCAGAAGCTGGTCGAGGAGGCGCCCGCGCCGTTCCTCACCGAGGAGCAGAACGCCGAGCTGTACCGGGCGTCCAAGGCGATCCTGCGCGAGGCCGGCTACGTCGGTGCCGGGACCTGCGAGTTCCTGGTCTCGCAGGACGGGCTGATCTCCTTCCTGGAGGTCAACACCCGCCTGCAGGTCGAGCACCCGGTGACCGAGGAGGTCACCGGCATCGACCTGGTCCGCGAGATGTTCCGGATCGCGGACGGCGAGGAGCTCGGCTACGACGACCCCGAGATCCGCGCGCACTCCTTCGAGTTCCGGATCAACGGCGAGGACCCGGGCCGCAACTTCCTGCCCGCGCCCGGCACGGTGACGCTCTTCGCGCCGCCGTCCGGCCCGGGGGTGCGCCTCGACGCGGGTGTCGAGTCCGGCTCGGTGATCGGCCCGGCCTGGGACTCGCTGCTGGCCAAGCTGATCGTCACCGGCCGGGACCGCAAGCAGGCCCTGGAGCGGGCCCGGCGCGCGCTGGCCGAGTTCAAGGTCGAGGGCATGGCCACCGCCATCCCGTTCCACCAGGCTGTGGTGGCGGACCCGGCGTTCGCGCCGGAGACGCACGGGTCCGAGGGCCCGTTCACGATCTACACCCGCTGGATCGAGACCGAGTTCAACAACACCATCCCGCCGTTCGCGGGCGGCGCGGCCGACGGCGAGGAGCCGGACGGCCGGGAGACCGTGGTGGTCGAGGTCGGCGGCAAGCGGATCGAGGTCTCGCTGCCCGCCTCGCTCGGGGTCGGCTCCGCGCCGGCCGCCGGTGCGGCTGCCGCGGGCAAGGCCAAGCGCCGGGTGGGCGTCAAGAAGGCGGGTGCCGCGGTCAGCGGTGACACCCTCGCCTCGCCGATGCAGGGCACCATCGTCAAGGTCGCCGTCACCGAGGGTCAGCAGGTCGCCGAGGGCGAGCTGATCGTCGTGCTGGAGGCGATGAAGATGGAGCAGCCGCTCAACGCGCACAAGGCGGGCACCATCGTGGGCCTCAAGGCCGAGGTGGGCGCGAGCGTGAGCAGTGGCGCGGCGCTCTGCGAGATCAAGGACTGA
- a CDS encoding gamma-glutamylcyclotransferase codes for MSLYAAYATNLDARQMSRRAPHSPLRGTGWLDGWRLTFGGEQLGWEGSLATVVEDEKDQVFVSLYDVAPMDEDGLDRWEGLQLGIYRKIRLRAHTLDGEVPVWTYVLNDYEGGLPAARYLGLIADAAESAGAPDDYVLSLRHRPC; via the coding sequence ATGTCGCTCTACGCCGCGTACGCCACGAACCTCGACGCCCGGCAGATGAGCCGGCGCGCCCCGCACTCCCCGCTGCGCGGAACCGGCTGGCTGGACGGGTGGCGGCTGACCTTCGGCGGCGAGCAGCTGGGCTGGGAGGGCTCGCTGGCCACGGTGGTGGAGGACGAGAAGGACCAGGTCTTCGTCTCGCTCTACGACGTGGCCCCGATGGACGAGGACGGCCTGGACCGCTGGGAGGGCCTCCAGCTGGGCATCTACCGCAAGATCCGGCTGCGCGCCCACACCCTGGACGGCGAGGTGCCGGTCTGGACGTACGTGCTCAACGACTACGAGGGCGGGCTGCCGGCCGCCCGGTACCTGGGGCTGATCGCGGACGCCGCGGAGAGCGCCGGGGCGCCGGACGACTACGTGCTGTCGCTGCGCCACCGCCCCTGCTGA